A part of Streptomyces sp. NBC_01451 genomic DNA contains:
- a CDS encoding DUF4238 domain-containing protein, with amino-acid sequence MSVPKLHHYVPQSYLARFGRGDMVRVRRRCPPKTHLANVKNVAAETGFYTITDENGMPSTTIEHELSGLEGQALEALRRIDQTGMPPAAGTDDRELLCLYLAVQMARTPRKRTGPLFGRNVTLYADGREVDLALMAKYLTRKHLGHPPREAEAQGAFDYYHGTRAMNGGNDPTHDEAVAVTFSSVWVCIPQYRARHWRLETSSKPIFLTSDTPLVLWRPETPRDAYEGFGLENADEVRFPVSPTAQLVLVPSHGTSAEEVRLSRVNSCNQDLADSCEQVVVGHPDRHAALDKVHLRRRGPTLRFNSGPGFRKKPDGTLEPMGDILHMYTTRR; translated from the coding sequence GTGTCTGTGCCGAAACTCCACCACTACGTGCCTCAGAGCTATCTGGCACGATTCGGGCGAGGCGACATGGTCAGAGTGAGGCGCCGGTGCCCTCCGAAGACGCACCTCGCCAACGTCAAGAACGTCGCTGCCGAGACTGGCTTCTACACGATCACGGACGAGAACGGCATGCCCTCCACGACCATCGAACACGAGCTCAGCGGCCTGGAAGGGCAGGCACTCGAGGCCCTGCGCCGGATCGACCAGACGGGGATGCCACCGGCTGCCGGGACCGACGACCGCGAACTGCTCTGCCTCTACCTGGCTGTGCAGATGGCCAGGACCCCGAGGAAGCGCACGGGCCCGCTCTTCGGGCGCAACGTCACCCTCTACGCGGACGGTCGGGAGGTCGACCTGGCGCTCATGGCCAAGTACCTCACACGTAAGCATCTCGGTCACCCGCCACGGGAAGCCGAAGCCCAGGGCGCCTTCGACTACTACCACGGCACACGGGCGATGAACGGCGGCAACGACCCCACTCACGACGAAGCGGTCGCCGTGACCTTCAGCTCTGTCTGGGTGTGCATCCCGCAGTACCGTGCCCGGCATTGGCGACTTGAGACCAGCAGCAAGCCGATCTTTCTCACCTCCGACACGCCCCTTGTCCTCTGGCGTCCCGAGACTCCGAGGGACGCCTACGAAGGGTTCGGCCTGGAGAATGCTGACGAGGTCAGGTTCCCGGTCAGCCCCACGGCCCAGCTCGTCCTCGTCCCCAGCCACGGCACATCCGCGGAAGAGGTCAGGCTCAGCCGCGTGAACAGCTGCAACCAGGACCTTGCGGACAGCTGCGAGCAGGTCGTCGTCGGGCACCCGGACCGGCACGCCGCGCTCGACAAGGTCCATCTGAGAAGGCGCGGACCCACGCTGCGCTTCAACTCGGGCCCCGGCTTCCGGAAGAAGCCGGACGGCACGCTGGAGCCCATGGGCGACATCCTGCACATGTACACGACTCGCCGCTAA
- a CDS encoding tyrosine-type recombinase/integrase, producing the protein MVRSSRFPISDHEYVQRVRRHPPGSLQPLIAQVSSLLPTKVDWQQDWVRLNRHRSIKGLHRPWAFADAAWVSLTRGNEHRQRLAAMDDLEEILAQYVALDDLYRHLPVGDRMSGLLLRVAGQQFTWQEDDFSELARSVAMLVQTEPTKPLKALVDGWEQEVLGCPVSDYVWLGQLLFTAATYWQGRVDLDWVPENELAVFTELTSRAAVEAVLERHFATGAEEERARAAAGLISSDPLMRRYTPNPLRSRPLVRGFGCDYLIPVTPAALGKVSPMGLYYTGMEHFGPGSKAFELFAGDLGELFEQYVGRHLRLLPDAEVHHEIAYGKGGGQNSVDWIVVLPGLVLLLDAKAARPTAGLRLGPQETFGEELNQKLGKAIGKQIPNTAKLIRERHPKFAHIPHDRPMFGIVMTMEPYHLVNTPEFRHVLPTSDVPTVVASASELEDAVVATDPTLEEAVLARIEQPPPAGWSLRALADGRPIINRRRSRPGRPAQAAIARATTHIRRSHPAALVSHRGQHSGEDPVAVDLYGTPRTGLHLLVSVGGPGTARTGRRPPRRRPESGSPMTLIAPTLQAFFTDRLARQRQASPRTIAAYRDALRLLLTFVQQRTDTAPAKLDWNDLDADVISAFLNHLEDERGNSTRTRNVRLTAIRSLFSYAALQHPEHALLIQRVLDIPPKRFDKRTITFLTGQEVEALLAAPDPKHWEGRRDKAMLALAVQTGLRVSELTSLNLDDITLGDGAAVRCEGKGRKQRTVPLDRPVQNLLGSWLNERAGHGGDPLFCTRTGRRLSRDAVAQRLSTHAKVAAQARPSLQDKSIHPHVLRHSCAMSLLQAGVDTTVIALWLGHAGVRSTDAYVHADMTIKEKALALTTPVTARPGRYQPSDKVLAFLDRL; encoded by the coding sequence ATGGTCCGTTCGTCCAGATTCCCCATCTCCGACCACGAGTACGTCCAGCGGGTCCGCCGTCACCCGCCCGGCTCCCTGCAGCCCCTGATCGCACAGGTGAGCTCGCTGCTGCCGACGAAGGTCGACTGGCAGCAGGACTGGGTGAGGCTGAACCGGCACCGGAGCATCAAGGGGCTGCACCGGCCGTGGGCGTTCGCCGACGCCGCATGGGTGTCACTGACCCGTGGGAACGAGCATCGGCAGCGGCTTGCGGCCATGGACGACCTAGAGGAGATCCTTGCCCAGTACGTGGCGCTGGACGACCTCTACCGGCACTTGCCGGTCGGTGATCGGATGTCGGGACTTCTGCTGCGGGTGGCCGGGCAGCAGTTCACCTGGCAGGAGGACGACTTCTCCGAGCTTGCCCGCAGTGTGGCCATGTTGGTCCAGACGGAGCCGACGAAACCGCTGAAGGCCCTCGTCGACGGCTGGGAGCAGGAGGTGCTGGGCTGCCCCGTCTCGGACTACGTGTGGCTGGGGCAGCTGCTGTTCACCGCGGCGACCTACTGGCAGGGCCGGGTCGACCTGGACTGGGTGCCCGAGAACGAGCTCGCCGTGTTCACGGAGCTTACGAGCCGCGCCGCCGTGGAGGCCGTCCTCGAACGGCACTTCGCCACGGGGGCAGAGGAGGAACGCGCCCGTGCTGCCGCAGGACTGATCTCATCCGACCCGCTGATGCGGAGGTACACGCCCAACCCGCTGCGCTCCAGGCCCCTGGTGAGGGGTTTCGGGTGCGACTACCTGATCCCGGTGACGCCCGCGGCGCTGGGCAAGGTCAGCCCGATGGGCCTCTACTACACAGGGATGGAGCACTTCGGCCCCGGCAGCAAGGCCTTCGAGCTGTTCGCGGGAGACCTGGGCGAGCTGTTCGAACAGTACGTGGGCCGGCATCTGCGGCTGCTCCCGGATGCCGAGGTCCATCACGAGATCGCCTACGGCAAGGGCGGCGGCCAGAACAGCGTCGACTGGATCGTGGTCCTGCCCGGCCTCGTGCTGCTGCTGGACGCCAAGGCGGCCCGGCCCACCGCAGGCCTGCGGCTCGGGCCGCAGGAGACGTTCGGCGAAGAGCTGAATCAGAAGCTGGGCAAGGCCATCGGGAAGCAGATCCCGAACACCGCGAAGCTCATCCGGGAGCGGCACCCGAAGTTCGCCCACATCCCCCACGACCGGCCGATGTTCGGCATCGTGATGACGATGGAGCCGTACCACCTGGTCAACACCCCCGAGTTCCGGCACGTCCTGCCGACCTCGGACGTGCCGACGGTGGTGGCCTCGGCAAGCGAACTGGAGGACGCGGTCGTCGCGACGGACCCCACGCTGGAGGAGGCAGTCCTGGCCCGGATCGAGCAGCCACCTCCCGCCGGATGGTCCCTGCGGGCCCTCGCCGACGGACGGCCCATCATCAATCGCCGCCGGAGTCGGCCTGGACGCCCCGCACAGGCCGCGATTGCACGAGCTACGACACACATTCGCCGTTCGCACCCTGCTGCACTGGTATCGCACCGAGGACAACATTCAGGCGAAGATCCCGTCGCTGTCGACCTATATGGGACACCGCGAACCGGCCTGCACCTACTGGTATCTGTCGGCGGCCCCGGAACTGCTCGCACTGGCCGCCGCCCGCCGCGACGGCGTCCGGAAAGCGGCTCGCCCATGACCCTGATCGCCCCCACCCTGCAGGCGTTCTTCACCGACCGCCTCGCCCGCCAGCGCCAGGCCAGCCCCCGCACCATTGCCGCCTACCGCGACGCGCTCCGCCTCCTGCTCACCTTCGTACAGCAGCGGACCGACACCGCTCCGGCGAAGCTGGACTGGAACGACCTTGACGCGGACGTGATCTCCGCGTTCCTGAACCACCTGGAGGACGAGCGCGGCAACAGCACCCGAACCCGCAACGTCCGCCTGACCGCGATCCGCTCCCTGTTCTCCTACGCCGCCCTCCAGCACCCCGAACATGCCCTGCTCATCCAGCGGGTCCTGGATATCCCGCCGAAACGGTTCGACAAGAGGACCATCACGTTCCTGACCGGCCAGGAGGTCGAGGCGCTGCTGGCGGCACCGGATCCGAAACACTGGGAAGGACGGAGGGACAAGGCCATGCTGGCCCTGGCCGTCCAGACCGGCCTGCGCGTCTCCGAACTCACGAGCCTGAACTTGGACGACATCACCCTGGGCGACGGCGCCGCCGTCCGTTGCGAGGGGAAGGGACGCAAACAGCGCACCGTCCCGCTCGACCGCCCGGTTCAGAACCTGCTGGGCTCCTGGCTGAACGAACGCGCCGGCCACGGCGGCGACCCCTTGTTCTGCACCCGCACCGGGCGGCGCCTCAGCCGCGACGCCGTCGCACAGCGCCTGAGCACCCACGCGAAGGTCGCCGCGCAAGCCCGCCCATCCCTGCAGGACAAGAGCATCCACCCGCACGTCCTGCGGCACAGTTGCGCCATGTCGCTGCTGCAGGCCGGCGTCGACACCACCGTCATCGCACTCTGGCTCGGCCACGCCGGCGTCCGCTCCACCGACGCCTACGTCCACGCCGACATGACCATCAAGGAGAAGGCCCTGGCCCTGACCACACCGGTCACCGCCCGACCAGGCCGCTACCAACCCAGCGACAAGGTCCTCGCTTTCCTCGACCGCCTGTGA
- a CDS encoding nucleoside 2-deoxyribosyltransferase domain-containing protein: protein MAAAREQTVWEYELLRVADVILFWFCAEAVQTIALYELGAHAACLTRLAVGADPDYPRHLDVVQQLRHARPDVSVHDCLQATVREAAHQA from the coding sequence GTGGCGGCGGCACGGGAGCAGACGGTCTGGGAGTACGAGCTTCTCCGCGTCGCCGACGTGATCCTCTTCTGGTTCTGCGCCGAAGCCGTCCAGACCATCGCCCTGTACGAACTGGGAGCCCACGCCGCCTGCCTCACCCGCCTCGCGGTCGGCGCCGATCCCGACTACCCGCGCCACCTGGACGTCGTGCAACAACTGCGGCACGCCCGGCCGGACGTGAGCGTCCACGATTGTCTCCAAGCCACCGTCCGCGAGGCCGCGCATCAAGCGTGA
- a CDS encoding tetratricopeptide repeat protein, with translation MGEAVLNWHVFPEGISIQELLARGDQATATGDLISAGNWYFHAKRRGSTEGRDRARGLQPRLEILADQGDLDAKVLVAGLLLERGEQLSRAASLLETAAGGGVVEGMRELGFVLAGGVGTAADPGRANDLYRAAAEAGDGYAAFNLAVNYYRGHGAGKNFREFAKWLQMAGELGIPEACAVLGDQCAKKGLDGESLQWYVRAAKSSHVPAMLVAARRYRDGVGTAVDLVQAVRWLLTPLDRGNGDGIHDAIELASSMTIEQIREAGQLSGHSDEAELLILRR, from the coding sequence GTGGGTGAAGCGGTGTTGAATTGGCATGTATTCCCTGAAGGGATTTCGATCCAGGAACTCTTGGCACGCGGTGATCAGGCCACGGCTACTGGAGATCTCATCTCTGCGGGCAACTGGTATTTCCATGCCAAGCGCAGGGGTTCGACGGAGGGCCGGGACAGGGCTCGGGGACTCCAGCCCCGACTGGAGATCCTGGCCGACCAGGGAGATCTCGACGCGAAGGTCCTGGTGGCAGGCCTGCTTCTGGAGCGTGGCGAACAGCTTTCCCGCGCGGCCTCATTGCTGGAGACGGCTGCTGGAGGGGGTGTCGTTGAAGGGATGAGGGAGCTGGGGTTCGTCCTTGCCGGAGGGGTGGGTACGGCCGCCGACCCGGGCAGGGCCAACGATTTGTACCGTGCTGCCGCCGAGGCGGGCGACGGCTATGCGGCCTTCAATCTTGCGGTTAACTATTATCGCGGTCATGGGGCTGGGAAGAACTTCCGAGAATTCGCAAAGTGGCTGCAGATGGCCGGAGAACTAGGAATTCCAGAGGCATGTGCCGTGCTGGGAGACCAGTGCGCGAAAAAAGGCCTCGATGGCGAATCTTTGCAATGGTACGTCAGGGCGGCTAAATCTTCACATGTCCCTGCGATGCTCGTAGCGGCGCGGCGCTATCGGGATGGTGTTGGAACTGCTGTTGACCTGGTTCAGGCAGTTCGCTGGCTTTTGACTCCGCTTGATCGTGGAAATGGAGATGGAATTCATGACGCGATCGAATTGGCCAGCTCAATGACGATCGAGCAAATCCGCGAAGCTGGTCAACTCTCTGGCCATTCAGATGAGGCTGAGCTGCTAATCCTTAGGCGTTAG
- a CDS encoding YaaC family protein — translation MHSDLDADEAWERLRASRSDPPARADTGSRRKTYSAALEQAQQLFHAASVVGPATSPILAFYGLSQAGRAITAAAWSLKGGDWRLDTHGIKTTGFHLPFPDIEIRTDPSGTQGSFVKVSEVLDSPVWEMDPLRLEDVWDLLPPNLRYPLTTRKRLTPLYTVGDDVGVGTHEHSLLSVPVCDLPDRVIDAGTREALVDFLTSYPTVAQHESYVTTRTLSLGPEAPPDYTRYNHGGGELRMNWLMPEGVGTGFDGNATGVERLAHLRTLTRSYAGSRYFLPVLGSMKRELHPLMAWWAVLYTLSMLARYEPATWGTLINVDTSKYAVPIERLLERAINHLPVLIADTITEVST, via the coding sequence ATGCACAGCGATCTCGACGCCGATGAGGCGTGGGAGCGGCTGCGGGCCAGCCGCTCCGATCCACCCGCCAGAGCCGACACCGGATCCCGCCGCAAGACGTACTCGGCAGCCCTGGAACAGGCTCAGCAGCTGTTCCACGCCGCTTCCGTCGTGGGCCCCGCTACGAGCCCGATCCTGGCCTTTTACGGCCTCAGCCAGGCCGGGCGTGCCATCACGGCCGCCGCCTGGTCCCTCAAGGGCGGGGACTGGCGCCTCGACACCCACGGGATCAAGACCACAGGGTTCCACCTGCCCTTCCCCGACATCGAGATCCGAACCGATCCGTCCGGCACCCAGGGCAGCTTCGTGAAGGTCAGCGAGGTCCTCGACTCACCGGTGTGGGAGATGGACCCGCTGCGCCTGGAAGACGTCTGGGACCTGCTGCCGCCGAACCTCCGTTACCCGCTCACCACCAGGAAGCGGCTCACCCCGCTGTACACGGTCGGGGATGACGTCGGCGTCGGCACGCACGAGCACTCCCTGCTGAGCGTCCCCGTGTGCGATCTCCCCGACCGGGTCATCGACGCAGGCACCCGCGAGGCGCTGGTCGACTTCCTCACCTCGTACCCGACCGTCGCCCAGCACGAGAGCTACGTGACCACCCGCACCCTCAGCCTCGGGCCGGAGGCACCTCCGGACTACACCCGCTACAACCACGGCGGCGGCGAACTCAGGATGAACTGGCTCATGCCCGAGGGCGTGGGCACGGGATTTGACGGAAATGCGACCGGAGTCGAACGGTTGGCCCACCTGCGGACCCTGACCCGCAGCTACGCCGGGAGCCGGTACTTCCTACCCGTCCTGGGCTCGATGAAGCGGGAACTGCACCCGCTGATGGCCTGGTGGGCCGTGCTGTACACGCTGTCCATGCTCGCCCGCTACGAACCCGCGACCTGGGGCACGCTCATCAACGTCGACACCAGCAAGTACGCGGTCCCGATCGAACGGCTTCTGGAACGCGCCATCAACCACTTGCCCGTTCTGATCGCGGACACCATCACTGAGGTGAGCACCTGA
- a CDS encoding trypsin-like peptidase domain-containing protein: protein MEDLLRAATLALEVRSPGGKVTIEGTGFLIAPGTVITCAHVVADHFEELPDFVRARTVDGSEFLLEPVPEWYVRRRPGDMDLAFLRAPDDMGLPHVLVSDLIDVGDWVWTFGYPAGMFRAGQSALLTVQGASRLRAVDKNGRPLGVDWQPQRVFGTPVGGGYSGSAVLNRRTGAVCGLLCSSDKAGSAHMVSAGDLLSALPQLTQVQSDPTCNIAWLDALDDDQIRLGGWRYPGPRLRVYLDMAVRATREHSYPGALPGVPPPPPAAVHLRQRAQAAPAPAEAGAAVRSPLGQADPPGTVLAQEILENGGDALVVAGPGGGKSTLLRTGLISLAERWRAGHPGLYIPVLVRAADLAAPLAFPDAVAAGVTKELRTAGLTESWPGEFFATRPLRGVDWLVLIDGLDEMADHSRAEVVTMLGALSKIPSSPYRFVGTMRPLAPGALGQSTSSSWTPARYELLPFTTEDLGRFVEQWFTSQNLPEPRVAAADFSKQLQRRDLEELARTPLMATMLCQLYTVDPDRQLPDSRGRIYQAFVDLLHKRQRAGGLRARTQAALQAQDQGQAALNAAERTLDHLPELVAYLASAQHDGNKTRAIDLLAAQPEAARPKAVPLDVWETFLEESLRGTGLVTVRDGDAVFLHRTLLEYFAACHATRDRAATARTFRTLNRPARYGLLTRVPGFRPRIWGLKFWRPPEADGPLVGFVLDLGQRDGTPKELARLLRRLAKRSGIAGCAFIAAQVQLGTHLPPDIPSLARETLRRLLRGTGLDVKDRIWAASALTWLGDAHAAYELGEIARTPDHDTGSRVWAAAVLAELGDAEAADLLVHLATVPGLFGISNLQAARALVSLRDERASATLRALAHDQDLDSGTRMEAAESLAKMGDPSAADTYWHLAHDPALDDASYSSMGRWLFSLGYLDAVDPLWALTHGLQISGRLMATGELAALGDRRGTDLLAVYARDGARDDSGQVWAASALASLGDPRGPDALTALALDPALSHDHRVQAAIALSELEDPRADDLLAALSSASPDSRAAL, encoded by the coding sequence TTGGAGGACCTGCTGCGCGCGGCCACACTCGCTCTGGAGGTGCGCTCGCCCGGCGGGAAGGTCACGATCGAGGGAACGGGTTTCCTCATCGCCCCGGGAACCGTCATCACGTGCGCCCACGTGGTCGCCGATCATTTTGAGGAACTGCCCGATTTTGTACGGGCCCGTACGGTCGACGGCTCCGAGTTCCTCCTGGAGCCGGTGCCGGAGTGGTATGTACGTCGGCGTCCGGGGGACATGGACTTGGCGTTCCTGCGTGCCCCCGACGACATGGGTCTGCCGCATGTGCTGGTGTCCGACCTGATCGACGTCGGTGACTGGGTATGGACGTTCGGATATCCGGCGGGCATGTTCCGGGCGGGTCAGTCGGCGCTGCTCACCGTGCAGGGCGCCTCCCGGCTGCGTGCCGTGGACAAGAACGGCCGTCCGCTGGGCGTGGACTGGCAGCCGCAGCGGGTGTTCGGTACGCCGGTGGGTGGCGGCTACAGCGGCAGCGCGGTGCTCAACCGCCGCACCGGAGCGGTGTGCGGGCTGCTGTGCTCGTCCGACAAGGCCGGCAGCGCCCACATGGTGTCAGCCGGCGATCTGCTGTCCGCACTGCCACAGCTCACGCAGGTCCAGTCCGACCCCACCTGTAACATCGCTTGGCTGGACGCGCTCGATGACGACCAGATACGTCTCGGCGGCTGGCGGTATCCCGGGCCGCGACTGCGCGTCTACCTGGACATGGCGGTCCGGGCGACTCGCGAGCATTCGTATCCGGGCGCACTGCCCGGCGTACCGCCCCCGCCACCTGCCGCGGTTCACCTGCGCCAGCGAGCTCAGGCCGCACCGGCACCGGCGGAAGCCGGAGCTGCAGTCCGGTCGCCGCTCGGGCAGGCCGATCCACCAGGGACCGTACTGGCGCAGGAAATCCTGGAGAACGGGGGCGACGCCCTCGTGGTCGCCGGCCCGGGAGGCGGGAAGTCCACTCTGCTGCGCACGGGGCTCATCAGCCTGGCCGAGCGGTGGCGAGCAGGGCATCCAGGCCTGTACATACCGGTGCTCGTACGGGCCGCCGATCTGGCCGCGCCTCTCGCGTTTCCCGACGCCGTCGCGGCCGGTGTGACCAAGGAACTGCGTACGGCAGGCCTTACGGAAAGCTGGCCGGGAGAGTTCTTCGCCACCAGGCCGTTGCGCGGGGTCGATTGGCTCGTGCTGATCGACGGCCTGGACGAGATGGCAGACCATTCCCGGGCCGAGGTCGTCACCATGCTCGGCGCCCTGTCGAAAATCCCCAGTTCGCCCTATCGGTTTGTGGGAACCATGCGACCGCTGGCCCCCGGCGCACTGGGGCAGAGCACCTCCAGCAGCTGGACTCCGGCGCGTTACGAGCTGCTGCCCTTCACCACCGAGGACCTCGGTCGGTTCGTCGAGCAGTGGTTCACCTCCCAAAACCTGCCCGAACCACGGGTCGCCGCCGCGGACTTCAGTAAGCAGTTGCAGCGACGCGACCTTGAGGAGCTGGCTCGGACGCCGTTGATGGCCACTATGTTGTGCCAGCTGTACACCGTCGATCCCGACCGCCAGCTCCCGGACAGCCGCGGGCGTATCTACCAGGCCTTCGTCGATCTGTTGCACAAACGCCAGCGCGCTGGCGGCCTTCGGGCACGCACCCAGGCCGCTCTGCAGGCCCAAGACCAGGGGCAGGCGGCCCTGAACGCAGCGGAACGAACCCTCGACCACCTGCCCGAGTTGGTCGCCTACCTGGCCTCGGCCCAGCACGACGGCAACAAAACCCGCGCGATCGATCTGCTCGCCGCCCAGCCGGAAGCCGCGCGACCGAAAGCCGTTCCTCTGGACGTATGGGAGACATTCCTGGAGGAAAGCCTGCGCGGCACCGGCTTGGTGACCGTGCGTGACGGGGATGCCGTCTTCCTCCATCGGACGCTACTGGAGTACTTCGCCGCCTGCCATGCGACCCGGGACAGGGCGGCAACGGCCCGAACATTCAGGACACTCAACCGACCGGCCCGATATGGGCTGCTGACCCGTGTACCGGGCTTCCGACCACGGATCTGGGGGCTCAAGTTCTGGAGACCGCCTGAAGCGGACGGCCCCCTCGTCGGCTTCGTGCTCGATCTCGGGCAACGGGACGGCACGCCCAAGGAGTTGGCTCGCCTGCTACGGCGTCTGGCCAAGCGGTCCGGCATTGCTGGCTGCGCTTTCATCGCTGCGCAGGTACAGCTGGGCACCCATCTGCCTCCTGACATCCCATCCCTCGCCCGCGAGACTCTGCGGCGCCTGTTGCGTGGTACCGGACTTGACGTCAAGGACCGTATATGGGCGGCTTCGGCACTGACCTGGCTCGGCGACGCCCATGCCGCGTATGAGCTCGGGGAGATCGCCCGCACGCCCGACCATGACACTGGGAGCCGAGTGTGGGCGGCTGCAGTACTGGCCGAGCTCGGCGACGCCGAAGCCGCCGACCTCCTGGTGCACCTCGCCACCGTGCCCGGTCTGTTCGGGATCTCCAACCTGCAGGCGGCCCGTGCTCTGGTCAGTCTCCGCGACGAACGCGCCTCGGCCACCTTGCGGGCTCTCGCCCACGACCAGGACCTCGACTCCGGGACGCGTATGGAGGCAGCCGAGTCGCTGGCCAAAATGGGTGATCCGTCGGCAGCGGACACCTACTGGCATCTGGCGCACGACCCCGCACTTGATGACGCGAGTTACTCCTCCATGGGACGGTGGCTGTTTAGCCTCGGCTACCTGGACGCCGTGGACCCGCTGTGGGCGCTGACCCACGGTCTTCAGATCTCGGGCCGTCTGATGGCCACCGGAGAGCTCGCTGCACTCGGTGATCGACGCGGCACCGATCTCCTGGCGGTATACGCCCGCGACGGCGCCCGGGACGACTCCGGTCAGGTGTGGGCGGCCTCCGCGTTGGCCTCTCTGGGCGACCCACGCGGCCCCGATGCCCTCACCGCCCTGGCCCTTGACCCAGCCCTAAGCCATGACCACAGGGTGCAGGCGGCCATAGCACTGTCCGAACTCGAAGACCCTCGGGCCGATGACCTTCTCGCAGCCCTCAGCAGCGCCTCCCCCGATTCCCGCGCTGCTCTGTGA
- a CDS encoding CU044_2847 family protein: MDEVSQTSAGRDGAELVAVEAGWQRVYLSASQARSVDLEGGEEEISGRRRGEPKLEQLLDGLAGFAQEIAGRLRSTDASRVSVQFGCEVLVESGQFVAVIGKASATSMITVGLEWEKSAP; this comes from the coding sequence GTGGATGAGGTGAGTCAGACTTCGGCGGGCCGGGATGGTGCCGAGTTGGTCGCGGTGGAGGCGGGCTGGCAGCGGGTGTATCTGTCGGCGAGTCAAGCCAGATCGGTGGATCTGGAAGGCGGCGAGGAGGAGATCTCGGGCCGGCGCCGGGGCGAGCCGAAGCTGGAGCAACTCCTTGATGGTCTCGCGGGGTTCGCGCAGGAGATCGCAGGCAGGCTGCGCAGCACCGACGCCTCGCGGGTCAGCGTGCAGTTCGGTTGCGAGGTGCTGGTTGAGTCGGGCCAGTTCGTCGCTGTGATCGGAAAGGCATCGGCGACATCGATGATCACGGTCGGGCTCGAATGGGAGAAGTCAGCACCCTGA